A stretch of the Flavobacterium aquiphilum genome encodes the following:
- a CDS encoding translation initiation factor has translation MDLQDQLKNLFPDHEPAHEEAIQKEAHELYVQKEPMICKYEKRKGKATTIIEGYEGTDEDFKILAKEIKTKLSVGGSFKDDSIIIQGDYRDKIMAILKEKGFKVKRVGG, from the coding sequence ATGGATTTACAAGACCAATTAAAAAATCTTTTTCCGGACCATGAACCAGCTCATGAAGAAGCAATCCAAAAAGAAGCTCATGAATTATATGTTCAAAAAGAACCTATGATTTGTAAATACGAAAAAAGAAAAGGGAAAGCAACTACTATAATAGAAGGTTACGAAGGAACCGATGAGGATTTTAAAATTTTGGCCAAAGAAATTAAAACCAAATTAAGTGTTGGCGGAAGTTTTAAAGACGATTCTATTATTATCCAAGGGGATTACCGCGACAAAATAATGGCTATCCTAAAAGAAAAAGGATTTAAGGTAAAACGTGTTGGAGGATAA